The sequence GCGAATTTTTGGGGGGTGTATAGTTGACCTGGCATCTTTCGAGTGGTAGATGGATGCTTTGTCGTTGGGGAGGACATTATTAAGACTTCatgtctccttttcttttgctgTTTCTTGCTACCACTCTTGCTCGATTTGCCCCTAGCTCTGTTACCATCAACTGGACTTGGATCGCGACTCGTTGTTgtacaatttgaatttgggaAACTGAAAGCTGACTCGCATCCGGAGCTCGAGCTGTCGGCAAGACTGGGTGTTGGACTAACCTGAGTTTTCGTCTTGTATGGCTGCAAGGCCTTTTCTGACATATTCAGGGACACGGGCAAAGTTGTTTTGACCATCTCGACTTCTTCAACCTTCTGACCGACCTCGAGCCGGAAATCTAACGAAGCTGGCTCGTGCTCTTTTTGTCGGTTAGTCGGAGAATGACGAGGATCGGGTGGCTGATTAAATTGTGGCCGCGTAAAATTACGTAGAAGGAAGACGACCAATACTGCTATGACAATCACCTCAACCACCATAAGAAACAAGTGCTGTTCAATTgtctaaataaaatacaaaaaaacatcTTTAGTCAGCtaacaaaatccaaaaaaggaaatcgtTTGGAAAAATGGGTCACTTGAGCTCGAAGGACCAGATTCTCCTCTGCCAGTTTGTACGCCGAGGTTTTTAATTCGGCCATATCCCCATGAAGTTGACTTAGTACGACTTGATAACGCTCTTCTTGCGTGCTCATTCGCTGCAACGTGTCGTTCAAAGTCTAAacgggaaaacaaatttctcagATGACATtgatgtattttattttttaaatagaaattgaCGGAAACGAACCTGTAGAGTACGATTTAACGATTTTTGCATATCGTCTACTTGGCGTTTGTACCGACGGCTAAGCTCTTCCAAATATTGGCCGGATAACGACATGTTGCGCTCCAGCACTTTAATCCTGTTATATTAGTAATTAAGATTTATTAAACGTAATTATTTAGTATTGGTCTACTTCACTCTACCTGTTGGAAAGCCGGACAAACACCGATTCCTTCTGTGTCTGCTGCTgacgatgttgttgttgctgtatcTGTTGCTCCTGGGGCTGCTGTTGATCATACTGTTGATGTTgctcttgttgttgctgttgtgggGGGCTGCGTTGCGGGTGGCTGCGTTGTGGGAGGCAATGGGCTTCGAAGGCTCAATTAAGAAGCCATCATTTGGGATAATGGTCTCCATTCCGATTGGTAGGTCATCCGACGACGTCGCTACTGTTCCcatttcttcagaaaataaCTGCTCCAAATTTTCGAGTTCAGTCTGTTCAGCACTGGGCTGCTCAGCAGCGATGGATTCCACTTCACCGACCTGTTGAGCTTCAGTACACGGATTTACATTTTCAGGCACATCCAACTCCACAATTGAGGGTGAGACTGATTCCAATGAAGCTGGAATGTGCGGGTCTTCTGGCAAGATCCAGTGGCAAAGAGCTTGAATAGTCAACCGAGTCCATATGGATTCAGCGAAGCCAATTCTaccgaagaaaatgtttgatcaaACGACTCTTTCTGACATTGGAGGAGCAACGAAGAGTGAAGCCAAGGCAGTGAGgcaagaaatttcaattctttccATTCGCAGCTGAGAGATCCGTTGAAAGCTCGTGACACATTGACCGGCTCGACTGCTGTGTAGCAAACAGTCGGGTGTATCGCTTCGTTATTATCTGTTTCGTTAACGGTCACCATCACACTTTGCGGAGCAGGACTCTTGGTAAGGACTTCGGCTGCTTTCTTCACTATGTTGATGACAGCATCTTTGGCACTCCCAAATAAATTTCTTCCTTCCACGACGACATCGGTgttgctgttattttttttgcaaatcaaAAAGCATTTCTTCCTCTGTTGAATCCTCTTCTTGACGGTGTGAAATTGATCCCGTCCGGGAATCTTCTTCATTGTCTAGCACCTCGTATTCGCTGTTACCGTAGACGTGAAAAAGTGAGATGGGACAAAAATGTTCCTTGCCATAGTGACTGACCAATTCCACCtatcaaattcaaacaattatttttaaaaatgaaggaaaacattctccATTTAGTTATCTCACCTTAACGAACTTGCCAAAGAGCTGCCTTTCCAGTGTGAAACTTTGAATGGACCTCTCATCAGCGGCGGTGAACAGACCAATCAAAGCCCAATCCCGAGTTGGATAACGGTCGCTAATGTAAACGCGGAAATCCTTCGGCGAGGATGAAAATAACTCGAAATTGGCAATGCCCACCTAAAAATTAGCAAGAGGAAGTGATAAAAcctcagaaaagaaaaatccaagcTAATCGCCTTACCCTTAGAGCTTGAATGGCTTCACATAATTCAATCACGAACCAAATTTTCGCCGAGCAGatacttaaaaaatattcatcTCTAGACGGGTCCAAAATGGCAGACGTGTGTTCAGCTTCGCTGTTGGCATCCAATATTTTCGCTCCGCAATCTGGCGAGGCATAGTTTTTTTGTCGCAATTTTGGGGTGGCAGACAATTTAGCAGAGGTTTGCACACCAGTACTTCCGTTTGCACCTACACAATTTGTGAATGTTGAAACAATCAGTAAACTTTCTCGATTTTATACACACAAAACTATATAAAATTACACTATAAAACTATAAAACACCTTTAACGTCCATTCACTGAATGATGGGATGTCATCTTCACTAGTTCCACGTACTCTCGTTGTTACGGGTCACATTGTTGGTCACATTAAGCACATTATTTGTAGTTAGAACATTTTCCAGTTTGACATTGGGCTCAGCATCAGCAGAGATAACCTCACTGGCAGAAATCTCGGGATAAGCAGATTCTTCTAGAATTTCGGTAGAAGATAAAACTTCAATACTCGGTACCGATAGATCCGTGTCTAGATTATCCACAGGCACTTGATGTCTTCACTTGATGTCAGGTTGctgttgaaataataataaaaaataaataaatatgatgAAATAGATTTAACAGATGGATTGGATAATCACTAAATACATAGACGTGAAAAATACCCATTCAGTTGATGTGgtataatgaaaagaaataaaattccgaAGGAGacttcaaagaaaatttgacaTAATTTagtcttctttatctatgCTGGTGTgtacaattttaaaagatcCACGTCACCTGAATGATCATAATCCAACTAGCTCGATATAACAATGGTTACATCAGTGAATTTCTAAATAGTGGCGTTTCTAGAAGATAACCTTGAAATTCTTGCTTCATACTAATGTTCAGAGAcaaaaatgaaactttttccGTTGAATTAATAACCGTGTTTATTAATCACTTTAATCAATAATTCAGATAAAACCAAAATCAATCAAAGGAAAATGCCACCACATTCTTTCAGAAGCCAAGCTTCAACCATGCTGACAAGTgacaacaaaacaagaagaaggaggggcTTGACGAACCCACCCACCTAGCCCTCGTcaaccacccacccacccaacttCGAAATGCCGAtgttggacgacgacgacgacgtttgGACAACGTCCAAGACCATTCCTCTCAGCCCCACCCCCGTTCATACTTCATAGTCTGTCAACACCTCTTAGTCTGTGGTCTGGTCTTACACTTTAATCTTGCTTTTATTCTACTGGAAAAAAGGATATAGTAGCATAAAATGAAATACTCTAATCCTGAAATTTCTTGGCACAATCGTGATCCAGTATTAAGTATCGACTTTCAGCCACAATCTAGTGATGGCCTACTCAGATTAGCAACGGGAGGGAGTCAAGGGAATGATCCCTCTGAAATTCACGTTATTGTGGCAAGTTTCTCGTTGGGTCttgcttttttttcacaattggATTAcaatcttattttattttgctctTATTAGATGTGGAGTGTAACGGTTGGACAAAATGGAGCAGGTTCTGTGGAATTCCTTTGTGAATTAAACCGTCATGAAAAATCAGTTAATGCAGTCCGATTCTCACCAAATGGAGAAATGCTAGGTTCTGCTGATGATGGTATTGTTCATCTTTCAAAAAAAGCTCTGAATATTTTCTGAATTAAATGTTGAATGTTTGAAATTCATAGGAGGTATAATTATGATTTGGATGCACAATCATGATTGGAAACCTAAGTCAGACTTTTCTGATTTCTCTGCCGAAAAGGATTCTGAAATCAAGATTAAAGAACAATGGACTGTTAGTAAAGTTCTTAGGGGACATATGGGAGACGTCTGTGACATGTGCTGGTCTCCTGATGGCTCAAAGCTTTTGTCAGGGTCTGTGGATAACACAGCCATTTTATGGGATGTCATCAAAGGTATGAATAATTAATCTATCAAGTGATATTGACTAATAAAAACACTGTTAATTGCTATTTTTAAAGGGAAACGAATCCAACTACTCTCAGAACAAGAGGGATTTGTTCAAGGAGTAGCTTGGGATCCCAAGAACAAATTTGTTGCAACATTAAGCAGTGACAGGAGCTGTAGAGTTTACTCACTTATGACAAAcaaagaagtgaaaacaatatgttcggtatttcattttattcttcaactcattccattttgaaaaaagctaaAGTGTGTAACTGGAATTAAATTATTCTTACAGGTGCTAATAAAAAATGCCGATGGCGAAGAAAAGCCTAACCAAATTTTTCACGATGATACCCTCATGACATTCTGTCGTCGCTTGAACTTTTCGCCGGATGGTAGGATTCTCTTTGCCCCTTGTGGCCTTTTGGAACTTGATGAGGTTGCCACTACCGATGACAGCGAatccacaaagaaaaaaatctacaCCACTTACGCATTTGTTCGCTATGATGATTTCTCGAAGCCAGTTGCGTATTATCCATCATACGATGGCTATTCGGTTTCTGTTCGCTGTTGTCCGATCCTGTTCGAATTACAACCAGGCCAGCCATCTTTATACGACATTCCTTACAGAATGATTTTCGTTGTCGCAACCGAGAAATCTATTTTGCTCTATGACACGCAGGAGAAAGAACCTTTTGCACGAATTAGTCGTATACATTACACCCGCCTTACCGACGTGGCCTGGTATTTAGTATATATCGACGACGTTGTTCTTGCATTAGATTTATAGTTTCCACGTTTCTCTTTCAGGTCTAGCAATGGACGGATCCTAGTCGTTTCATCTATGGATGGTTATTGCTCGATTGTAACGTTCAGTGATGGCGAGCTTGGAAAACCTTATGAGACCGTGAAATGTGTGGAGGAAGCAGTCTCGCCAAATTTACCTTCCAGTTTCCAACCATTACTACAGggggaaatattcaaaaaaaatgttcagccGGTAATCGATGACGAAGATTTCCACCTGGCCTACGAAGTCAACGAAATGACCCCGGACACTCCTGCTGCACCTTGTCCTCCTACCCACAGCACGTTGAATTCCGAATGCTCGACCGCCCAGGAAAGTCCGAAATGCGTCAACGTTCGCAACAGTCCGAGACGTGTTAAATTAGTGACGCTTTCCAGTCCCAAGAAGTAACCCTGTTCCTGTAGATGTTTTATTTCGTATGTAAAAAACGAACCCCTTCTTACCTAAAATTGATCCTTATGTTTGTGTTCAAGTTCGAATataatttacatttaaaatatattatacGCTGATGAGAAACCGGAAGGCTTAATTTATCAACAGATATGATGCGGTTTTTCTAAACTTTTCATAGAATAACAAACAATACCCTTTTTTTAATGGCGCATTAATTTCACTTTGTCCCCGGGTTGTAGATTacagattttctattaaattcTTGTTCccagaaaaatgagaaatttttttctagtctaggaatttttatttgcagtACAAATCGAATCTCGAGCCTGCTGTTTATGAAGATTTCCGTCGATCGGGCACTTGCCGTCTCGGTATTGCCAAGCAAGGATTCTTCGAGGTTAATGTAGATTTCGCCTTATTACCTATAACAATTCTCCTCTAAAACTGCTTTTAGATAAAAAGTAAGTCTTAATGGGACTTATTGGAAGAAAGTTATTTATTGGCCTCCATCGGGTGGTAAATGTGGTGACGTCAGGTAATTCCAAGGGTAATTCGATACCGGAACCGGACCGAAAAGCCTACGATTCTCAAATTTACAAGGCGCTTTTCTTATTAAACCGTCGGGTCGGGATTggctttctttatctttttagTAGAGAAATTTCTTGCCGGCCATGTCGTTTTTTATTCAACGTTTAGAGATACTTGAGGGGAAAAGCTGTCGTTTTAGTTCCGAAAACTAAATCGATCGTTGCAGTTAATATAATTCATTCGACCTGTATCTCTGTGCTTTAAATATGAAGTAATTGATTTATTCTTTCTTACGTAAATCTAAcgtgtaattatttttttttcgcacaAAATTGTTGCAAAAGCACGGAAAATAAATGCGCCACTCTGGACCAGGTATAGGTAAAGAAAATGTAGATAGATGTCGCTagtgtttgtttggttttcaccAAATGCGGCTGACAGACTGTCATGGCTGACTGTCTGTGGTTGGTGTTAGTATGTTAAAGCAATGAGCTTTCTGAGCTTCTGTCCTTCGAGTTTCAACTCTGGTGAGATTTCAgacttgaaaatgttttaagtGTGTGCTTTGTAATAATTGTTATCATATTTCCATAATAGTCATGTCATGGGCAGTGCTTTGTGTTGCGACTATTAACCTGGAGAACACGAAGACTTCGTCACATGCAATTGTGCTGGGTCCAATACATTTTCTATGAAAAACAGCTTAAAGTaggtaaatttaatattttctttactttctagtatatttttatttaagatCGGGACAACTGTGATGTAGCAATTTATTACTGTGGCTAATAGTTGAACCATGAGGTGATTGATACTTGGTAATCAATctctttgttttgatttcatccagaaaaaatataattttcattCCGCTTGCTGGAAAGTTTGAGTGCAGAAGGGAATAGCTTaacatcaaatttttttaggtATGGAGAGATAAATATTGTAAAGGGACTAAAATCTGTTAtcctttcttcttttagtGCTAAGGATTGCCAGTTTGTTGAGTTTTGATGAAAATACTTTAAACAGTTTACTCTGGTTATTTACTCCTTTTCCATTGTAGTTAATGCAAACAGAATTATTAGTTCTATTGGTCAACATCTACTGCTTTTTACTTTACAGGCTCGTTATCTTCTTCATCAGCAGTATTAGGTGATCCTTCAGTGACTTGTTATGCCACTTGTTGTAACTTATTACGTTGACGGCGGTGACGTTCAGGGAAGGAAACGATTTGTTCGGAAAGGAAAGCCAAAAGGGAAAGAGTTAACCCGACTAGTAGAACGATAAATGTGCCAGTCAAGTTCTTGAGAGAAAGAGGGgtatgtttgtttgtcggGGTTGTGTAGCCGCTTTTAAAAGTTTCCTTACATTGTCGAGGCATTGGGCGGAACCACAGGTCCCAGTATTTGATCAGACCCATTTCCTGGAGCTCCAATAGCCTTTTGGTTGAAAAGAGTGTTTTGAATGGGACCAGtcagattttaaaataattgcctttgattttcttaccgtttactaacgctAGAGTCCACACAGCGGTGATTAGAAGATGAAGATATGGTAACCGTTTCAATGTGCAAGGACCGCCTGTTATTAGACTTaacttttccattttgattGACTTGTATTTTGTTATCAGAGATTGTACCCTACGATATCAAGTTGCCAAACACATAGAGTTATTGACTGCCTAGCCACTGTTATGGATTTTCTTGGGATCCCCTCTTCTATTGGGATCGAAATTCCAAGTAGCGCTGCGTTTGATTCAAAACGGCGATGACGCAAACCATCGAAATGACTATTCCCAACCAGACCTGAAATTTGATTATTGTAAGGTCTGTAATAACGACTGGAATTATGCTGCCTTCTCCCGTCTTGTTTTAACGTTATACCGGCCATTGAAACGGTATGACGACTGAGTTTATGTTGGCCGTTTCCTCAGGGGCGGGAAGGAGGAAAGCGAAATATCCGTAATTCCAAGGTTATCTCTTCCGctgttttcaaattgaattagtctATGTGTTTAAAAAATCTCAACTCGATTCCACAGGTAGCTGAAAAGTCCTCGGCCATTTGCCTTTAGCTCCAACCAATTTTCCGTCACTCGGACCATCTCGTACCTTGAAGATGCAAAAGAATTATaaggtaattatttaaaatgtgaattaaagaaattgcagttcgtttttttttttaagttattttattttgcttaCGTAAAGTTGAAGTTGGCTGACAGATAATCTTAAACAACGCCTCCTTCGAGCGGCCCGGACAATCATTTAGGGTTACCACTCCATCGAGGCTTAAACGAGGGTACGTAATTACACGTTAGTCAAATCGCTAAAgctacaaattcaaatttttgtattaCCCAGATGACGCGGAGGTGTTGCCCTTTGAGGGGTTTTGGTGACAAGGAGTCACTGAAAGAAACGctaaaccaaatgaaaaaaaaatattaaaaaaggtaaTGCTAGATACGACATGAATCTTTTGCTTTCGCAGAGAATAATGTGTATTTGTTTGCGACCAACGATTCTTTATATATCCGAGCTATAACCAGGCAGAGTCCTTTCCGTCTATTCGGCGTGAAGAGAAAAACCCGAATTTCAACACATTTTACTGCTTAGCAACGAAAACAAAGCAAGTGTCAAAACATCGTTTGACATGCGCATACTATATTGGGACAGAAACGCGTTTGTCATGTAACAGGGTATTTTTTTACCGTTTTTTTCATTCAGCATTAAACGACACGCGATAGGTTCCGGCGGTCATCAACTATTAAAGATGGTAGACCTGTCAATGTCAAAGACAGGATAAGGGCAGCTTctgtaaatgttattcatttATGTTTAAAAGCTGACATTAGGATCTCATTGTTGATTTGCGGTTACAAACTCCATAGGTCTAGAGTTCAGGTATTGTCAATCACTCATTCGACACAGCGCGTTTTAGATACTCATAAATCAATTGCAgaaatatgatttttttttgttttccgctTCTCATGATGGTTACGTAAAATCATTTAAGTTCATTTTTGAGTTATTAAGCGTTGTTGTGAACGTAGCGGACGAACTCTGACCAGAGAGTCTATCGAGCTTTAGGAATTGCGTcaagtttcttattttattaattttattcaaccATGTTTTATGAGAAGctttaatttgtattttttaaattaataatttgcctttttttatctCTATTTTGAGATTTTCTGCTCCGGCCGCAGGTGCAAGGATCATGTGTTTGAAACTTAGATATAAGTTTGCAacagaatattttcaaaaaagctgACTGTTCTTCAAACGGTTCGAAATTgaagatttattcattcaccgaAGAAATGAGTCAAATGACTCAAATGTCAATTGGTATATTTAAAGTTAGTTTTAAGCCATAAccatttgatatttattttgatattggtttttgtagacccatccccagcaacgacaacctgcagaaagaaaaaggccaattTCCATGGCCTTCAgactcgaaggtcacggagatcattacgtaaaacgtgtcatgctgtggtgtagaggttgggtgagaacgggacgtgtttgtttcattatcaagcaggtacaatagccacaaggcttaagaggtgagggtgagaagaaatcgtataaaaggagagagaaaaagtgaatGACATCAGTCGAATGATCATCTCCGACACGTCAACAACTGgattcttcgtcgtattacCAGTTCGCAAtccgggtaaatattctgtattTTTACGTGGAGTTTAGTATCAATTTCCATTATTCATGATTTTTGAATATTGAATGTTGTCTAGTTAACTTTGCCGTTGTGCTGCTATTGGTTATTGTATCgtcgatggctgggtcgatcaagggtgtaccgatgtctcttGGGTATGGCGgttaccaaaccgcaacgcctcCGCCTTACTGCAAAACAACATACGCAACGACtagttactacaccgaagttGCACAGTTAGGTGTACAGTTACACCACCACGGGTCAAgattattacaccacaacttgtgctgctccaagctactacaccgaagccccgaaGTTTTGTTCTTCCCCGAGGTACACAAGACACAACCAAAGCGctagagtactacaccactcagGTATGCTGCCTCAACCTACGACACCGAGGCTTCAGCTTAGTCGAATACTACACAGAAGCGCCCAAGTACGatagaaatcagtcgagtgagcatctccgacacccAACACGGCAGCCCCGAAATTTCGAATAAACTTCGTTTCAATCAGTGGAACGGCAAAGAGTGAAGGTGAGCtctatattattttaattttgcggAACATGTACTAatgacttgtttttcttccttgtaTGTTTTTCGGAAAAGACGAATTCTACTGCAATCCCGTCGGATTGAACGGTGAAGATAACGGCGGCGTAGCAGTCGTACGTGGACACCGCGTCGTTAAACTTGACATTGTCGGTCGGAAAGCCGAACTTGACGATAGTCGTACCATCACTTAATACGACAAGTGTGTTATTGCCACGGGTAAACATTTTATGCTCAACGAAATTCATAAAAGTGTTAATGATAACACCTTTATGGAATATCGAACAACTTTGATAATCTTCCTGTTAGATAGTATCTGAGAGCCTATTTAAACTGCTAGCAATTTATTTCTGTAATTACGAATCACTCTATAAATGGCATTTATTTTCTTGCTAGGTGGTAAACGAAACACTTTTCCAATCCCTAAGCGGTGCCCCTAATGATTTCCAGGAGTACGTAACGCTGTTCCGCAACATCGATGGCGATAACAAAGGCCGAGTCCCCCTAAATATTTGagccaatggacaaccgagaaGATGGAAGCGGACGGTGTTCATTTGTTGCGA is a genomic window of Daphnia pulicaria isolate SC F1-1A chromosome 2, SC_F0-13Bv2, whole genome shotgun sequence containing:
- the LOC124326543 gene encoding SUN domain-containing ossification factor-like, whose product is MDVKGANGSTGVQTSAKLSATPKLRQKNYASPDCGAKILDANSEAEHTSAILDPSRDEYFLSICSAKIWFVIELCEAIQALRVGIANFELFSSSPKDFRVYISDRYPTRDWALIGLFTAADERSIQSFTLERQLFGKFVKVELVSHYGKEHFCPISLFHVYGNSEYEVLDNEEDSRTGSISHRQEEDSTEEEMLFDLQKK
- the LOC124326169 gene encoding chromatin assembly factor 1 subunit B-like; amino-acid sequence: MKYSNPEISWHNRDPVLSIDFQPQSSDGLLRLATGGSQGNDPSEIHVIVMWSVTVGQNGAGSVEFLCELNRHEKSVNAVRFSPNGEMLGSADDGGIIMIWMHNHDWKPKSDFSDFSAEKDSEIKIKEQWTVSKVLRGHMGDVCDMCWSPDGSKLLSGSVDNTAILWDVIKGKRIQLLSEQEGFVQGVAWDPKNKFVATLSSDRSCRVYSLMTNKEVKTICSVLIKNADGEEKPNQIFHDDTLMTFCRRLNFSPDGRILFAPCGLLELDEVATTDDSESTKKKIYTTYAFVRYDDFSKPVAYYPSYDGYSVSVRCCPILFELQPGQPSLYDIPYRMIFVVATEKSILLYDTQEKEPFARISRIHYTRLTDVAWSSNGRILVVSSMDGYCSIVTFSDGELGKPYETVKCVEEAVSPNLPSSFQPLLQGEIFKKNVQPVIDDEDFHLAYEVNEMTPDTPAAPCPPTHSTLNSECSTAQESPKCVNVRNSPRRVKLVTLSSPKK